DNA sequence from the Thalassotalea sp. 273M-4 genome:
CTGTCCATGATGTAAGCATCGAACTCAACGTAAAACTTGTGACGATTGATAAAGTTGTGCTTTAGCTGTTGACTATGATGCAATTTCCCTTTTAAAAAATTGCTATTGCTTTGCTCCCGAACATATTCACTTCTAATGCCTTTTTTAACAAGATCATTAACTGCATTTAAAAATTGCACTATGAATATTTCCATCAATGGCATTTTTTGCCTTTTAATGTTCGCAACTTCAGTCTCAATATGGCGAAACTGCTTAAGGGACTTCAGCATCATTAACAGCGAAAGCCTTGATTGCTCTTCTTTGCTATCACTACTTGCATATTTAGCGACTTTTGGTAGCACCTCTATTTGAGTACCATCAGGACAAAGAACCACACCAGCGTAATTCTGCACTTGCAGAACTTCCATGCCATGTGCAATTTTTAGTTTTAAAAAGCGAGACTCTGACTCATCACATAAACAGCATTTCTTTAAATATTCAAAAGCATCTTCCGTGATTGTTTCAACATTATTTTTCTTTATTGCTTTAGTGCTAGAGCTTAGCAATCCATACTCAAATACGGTAATGTTTGTCGTTTTTCGTCGTTTTAATCTCTTAAGCATGTTGAGCGAGTTAACCTTCATCCTGATTTGGGAAAATTAAATCACTGGCGCTATACATGCCTATATAGGTAAGAGCATCAAGCCAAAGCTTAGAATCAGCTTTGATTAACGTATAATCCTGAACATCGTCTGCATAATCACCAACATCGTCAGTATCACCAAAAAGCATCTCGTAATCTACATCTGACTGCTTGATAAGTTGATATGCTTTGTTTTTTTGATTGTCACCAAGAACTAAGCGAATCTTTTGCCAATCTTCAAAAAAGTATTCAGCCAGTAAAGGAATAACCTTATTTTGAAAGCAGTTCTTAAGTTCATTAAGCGCTTTATCATCCTCACCAGCAACAATAGCCTTAACTACAGGCATTAAGAAAGCGTGACCTAGCTGATGTTCCCTGTCATAAAGTGCGGATATTCGTTTGTTTAATGTTTGTAATAACAAGGCTAAATCGACTTCAAAACCATTACTTTTAACTGTGAACGGCACACCACCTTCGTCACGTAATACACTGTAATCAGGCATCATCTCAACAAAATCAAAACGGCGGCGAAGGGCTGTATCCATAAGTGCCAGAGATCTATCTGCGGTATTCATCGTACCAATAATATAAAGATTATCTGGTACAGAAAATCTATCACCAGAATATGGTAGGGTTACTTCAATAGCTTCCGACTGTCCTAAACGCTTTGATGGCTCAATGAGTGTAATTAACTCACCGAAAATTTTTGATATATTGCCGCGATTTATTTCATCGATAATTAGAACGAAGTTTTTACGTTGGGTACTTTTATTAGCTCTTCTTGCAATTAATTCAGCGCAAAGAGGTTTGAATAATGTTTTGTACCCAGAAACGAAATAAACATCAGTGCTTGAGCTTAGAGCACGTAATTTTTCCGCATTGACTTCATCTATAAATAGTGATTTATACTGAACCAAGTCAACCACTTCATCAATTACAGTCCTAGGCATGAATAAGTCTGTGCCACTTTGTTTAATGATGTGGATAATTTCAGCCGATATTGATTGCACCTTAAAACTACCAAACATATCGCCTATTTTTATGTAGCTTGATGCGCTATCGACTCCTTTTGCTTCATTGCAAATAGCTTTAAATACCCCATCCTTTTCATAGTAACTAAGTTGGTCGCCTTCGGTTTTAGCACTTAGCCCCTCGACAAATTCCTCATATCCATAACTTTGATGGAAGGTAACAAACCTAATTCGTCCAGTATTAAACAAGCCTTTATAGAGTTGAGTTAGCTCCTCTCGCTGCTCTTGTGTCGCACCAAAGGTTTCATCTATACCTAACTCACTAAATAGTTGAGGATCTGCTGCCTTTACTGCAGCTTGTATTGAGTGGTAGGTTTTTCCAGTTCCCGGCGGTCCATATAGGATTTGGTTGAGTGATGGGGTTGATTTAACTGAATAAACTGAACTGCTTGGCTCTTTTACAAAATTACTTTTCTGTTTTTGCTCATTCAGCTTTCTATCCAACTCTTCAGACAAATGCCAAATAGCCATGTTGGTATAAAACGGATCAAAACCTTCAGGTAATAAATTATTTAGCGCACTCTTTAACTCTATGTTCTTTTCACACCAATTACCTTTAAGGATTAATCCCAAATTAAATTCTTCGTTTAAGTATTTGGCTGCTAGATCAAAGTTGACTTCACGAACGGCTGAAGTAACTTTCTCAGGAGCAATTGCAGCAAAAGCTCTGTTCAACAAGGCTTTGTAGTATTTTGACAGAATTCCGTCATTGACGGCTTCTCTAAACTTTTCACTTACCATTTTAAACGTTTTGCTATTGGGAGCTTCGAAAATTAAGTTAGTAATTTCTGAGAGAAAAGACTTTGCATTTTCAAATTCTGTTTTCGATGGAGCGCCTTGCATGAGACTCGATACTGAATTATCTCTGGTATACCAAATCAACTCTAAACTGCTATCAGATAAAGGGTCATCAAGTACGAGCTGGTTAGTTTTCTTATAGCCTTTATACCAGCCAGATTCTTTGTAATTCAGCTTATACGCATAATGTTCTACAAGTTCTTTAAAAGTCGAAAAATGTTGCACTGTTTAAGCCTTATGCCTTGGGAGACAATCTATTAATTAAGTCTACGAGTTGAGTGGGCCCTTGGTCATTTTTAACCATGTCTGTTGTGCTAGGTCTAAAAAGGGTTTGCAGAATAAGTTGACGGTCTTCTTCTTTGGGTCCTTGGCCTTTTCGCGTTAATGCAAGGTAGGTGTGGATCATGGTTCTGCGCTCTTGTGCATCAGTAGCCAAGTGAAGGTGAGACATAAATATATTGCCCACGACTTTAATTATCCAAATACCAAACGTAGTTATCGCTGCTGCGGTTACTAAGCGGCTAACGGCTACTTCCTTGAATGGCTTATCTAAGCCCCAAATTGCAAATAATATAATGGTCAGCAGAACAACAAATGTCGTTGCGCCTAAAGCCTTAGCGTATAACTTAGCTTTGTCATTATGGCTATTTTGTTGGATGCCCCAGTATTTAACCGCTGCGTGCAGTGCTAACTTATCATCGTAAGTTTTTGTGAGGTTTTCTAAATCAGTTTTGGAGTTTGCGAGTGCATCTTTGAACTTTTTCTTAAACTCTTCTTTATGCGTTTCTAAGTCTGCTGTTTGCGTTTCAGTTTGTTCTTGCCAATCACTGATTAAACCATCAACTTTTAAGTTTTGACGTGTTGCTTCATCAATTTTTTGTTGATATTCATTAACCCAGTTATCTCGCTGATTAGTTTGCTCTTCATCCCAACGCTCTTTTAATTGCTGCAATGAGTCCGCTTCATCTTTAATACGATCATCACTACCCGCAAAATACTCATCTGCCTGCTTCAAGCCTAGATACATTTTGCGATCAACAGGTGATACATTAACATCAAAAGCTACCGCTAAGGCAGCGAGCCCCAATTCAACACTTTTCTCAGATTGGCGTTGCACGAATGGTGCAAATAACGCTTCTTCAGTAAAAAGTTGTTTATTAGTTAGATAAAAAGAAAAGCTATTACTAAATTGCTCAACTCGATTGTTATAGTTATCAGGATCGTTTTTAAAGCGGCGCAAGCCATCGGTTATTTGTTTTTGTAAACTATTCCAACTTTGATCAAACGTACTGAATAACTGCTGCATTTGATAACGCTGGCTAACATTACTGTGAAAACCATATAGCTGACGTTGTTGTTGAACCCAAGCCAACAACTTATCCGGGTCATCAAACCACTTACTGCCAGTCTCAGTTTTTATAGTGATGCGCTTTAATTTAGTTTCTTCTTTTTCTAACTCTTCTGACATATCTACATCCTTGTTACTGTTGCTGATGCTAGTATTTACAAATCCCTTAAGAAAGTTACATAGATAAGTAAAACAAAACTATATTTACATAATCCTATTTTTTAAACCATATCTTTCAGCTATTTAACTTTCATAGTTAAGATATTATTGCTAAAGAAGAAGCCTTCAGTAACAGATCATTCTCGTTATCAATTACTGTTAATCAATATACAGTAATCAAACTTTCTAGCTACCTAATAAAAATTATTGTTTTATTTGTGAAAAAAAAGACAAACCGAAGTTTGTCTTTTTTCTGTTTATCTGAATTTTAACTATTCAGAAATTCTTGAGGATTATTAATTAAGTTGGTTAATTCAGGGGCTGTTTATTTGGATATTTTCTCTACATTCTAATAATGGAAGTTGGTTAACTACTCAACAAATATAGAAAATGAACTACAACTTTAAATAATTAAGTTGGTTAACAAAAATTTAAAACGCTCGTTTAGAATTTATCTATTTTCAAACGTTTTATTTCCTCTTTTAATTCAGATAAAACTAGATCCGTATCTATCTGTTTTATATTCTCTTTCACATGCTTCTTAAGCATTGGGTCTGTAGTTAAATTAATTCTCACTGTTAAATTGTCTTCCTTCTCACTCTTTTCGATATTCTCAATGAGAAAACTTTCAAAATTCCACGCATCAATCACTTTATCAATGTTTCTATCCAAAACTTCTTTTCTTTCCTTAGGTTTTGAAAGGTAATCCACAAGATTTTGATGCATCTCACTTTGCTTCCAAGCTTCTTTAACGGATTCACCTATAGTGTTTTTTAACAACCATAAACCTACGGCAGTTAATGTACCTCCAATTAAAATACTTCCCTTTTCTATTCGCTCAAAATAATAGGCATCTATATGATGTAAGGGCCCTTTTAACTTATCTCTTAAAGATTGTTTTTCTGAAGGGCTTATAGCACTGCTATTTATTAGATAAAATACTTCTTGATATTGTATTTCTCTTAGAAGGGACGATAATTTTTTTAGAAGCCCTCTTAGAGTTCTATCTGAGACTATATTTAGATCAGGGTGATAAATTTCGAAGGTAATATTTTTCATGATGTTAGGGCTCGAGTTCAGGCGTCTATTACTTGGTTTTTTCATAGATTTTTCATAGCTAGAACGATTGTTCTTAACTTGGAACGGCTGTTCTAAGTTAGAGCTGGTGTTCTAGCTTACGGCACTGAACCGCAAAGCCAATTCCTTTTTATAATAAATGTACGGTTAAGTCAAATAAACCTAACGCTTTATAAAAATAATATCAATAACTTATGGGGGATAACTTAGGATACTTACTTTATTGACTAGCAAGTAATTCTACAAACTTCGATTTAGCTTGTTCGTAATACTTAAGGTGATTGAAATCAACGTTTCTTACTTTTTTTATATACCTATCTTCTTTAGGCAATATAAAGTTATGCAATTGGGTTCCATTAAACTGGCCCTTCAAATCTAAATAAAATCGACGGGGATCATTATGCTTTGCAATACTCATCATCCTATATTGCTCTGTCCTAGTTTTATTATCTTTACCAGCTAAGTAATAGATTGCATTATGTTTAAGTGTGAACTCTCCGATTGCCACATCATACAGAGGCATGAAACCGTGAAGTTCACCTGCTTTCCTAGCAAAAACAGGTATTTCTAACTTTACAGGACCTTCGTGCATAATAATAATTGTCGGCCATGTTCTTTTTCGAGGGTAACTCAAAAACTCTGATTCAAAGTCATCAGAGAACGTAACTTTAGGATTAGGTTTCTCTTCAAAATTAATGTTCAGCTTATCAATTAAATTCATATAACCTACCTTATTAATTTTCTAGGTATAGCTTGGCAATTTTTTCCAATAGCGAACTTTTACTTACTTCATTTATTTTTAAAATATCTTCAGTGAACGAATTAAAAAACAAATGTGTTATTGGCTGTTCCAAAGCATTCAACAAATCACCATTACTGTTAAAGGTGAGTAAGTTATAAATACGATTTTGCTTTGCTATATCTTGATTAGGTCTTTGCTTTTGGGCTACAAAGTAGAATAGATCGACGCCAGCTTCTTGCAGGTAAACATGATGATACTGCTTGCGTTCTTTCGGCAATAAATAGTAAGGCAATACAGAACTTTCAATGCTGCTTTGTCGATTGACGGTTCGTTCATCACTTTCTGCAACTGAAATAGAATCAACTAATGTGTTACCAATAATCTGAGGTACACGTATTGTGCTATATGTCGTAAGTAAAACATCATTATCTTCATCGTATAAATAGAAACTACCGTTGTGAAAGTTTCGTTCTCCAAA
Encoded proteins:
- a CDS encoding McrB family protein, translating into MQHFSTFKELVEHYAYKLNYKESGWYKGYKKTNQLVLDDPLSDSSLELIWYTRDNSVSSLMQGAPSKTEFENAKSFLSEITNLIFEAPNSKTFKMVSEKFREAVNDGILSKYYKALLNRAFAAIAPEKVTSAVREVNFDLAAKYLNEEFNLGLILKGNWCEKNIELKSALNNLLPEGFDPFYTNMAIWHLSEELDRKLNEQKQKSNFVKEPSSSVYSVKSTPSLNQILYGPPGTGKTYHSIQAAVKAADPQLFSELGIDETFGATQEQREELTQLYKGLFNTGRIRFVTFHQSYGYEEFVEGLSAKTEGDQLSYYEKDGVFKAICNEAKGVDSASSYIKIGDMFGSFKVQSISAEIIHIIKQSGTDLFMPRTVIDEVVDLVQYKSLFIDEVNAEKLRALSSSTDVYFVSGYKTLFKPLCAELIARRANKSTQRKNFVLIIDEINRGNISKIFGELITLIEPSKRLGQSEAIEVTLPYSGDRFSVPDNLYIIGTMNTADRSLALMDTALRRRFDFVEMMPDYSVLRDEGGVPFTVKSNGFEVDLALLLQTLNKRISALYDREHQLGHAFLMPVVKAIVAGEDDKALNELKNCFQNKVIPLLAEYFFEDWQKIRLVLGDNQKNKAYQLIKQSDVDYEMLFGDTDDVGDYADDVQDYTLIKADSKLWLDALTYIGMYSASDLIFPNQDEG
- a CDS encoding DUF6161 domain-containing protein, which produces MSEELEKEETKLKRITIKTETGSKWFDDPDKLLAWVQQQRQLYGFHSNVSQRYQMQQLFSTFDQSWNSLQKQITDGLRRFKNDPDNYNNRVEQFSNSFSFYLTNKQLFTEEALFAPFVQRQSEKSVELGLAALAVAFDVNVSPVDRKMYLGLKQADEYFAGSDDRIKDEADSLQQLKERWDEEQTNQRDNWVNEYQQKIDEATRQNLKVDGLISDWQEQTETQTADLETHKEEFKKKFKDALANSKTDLENLTKTYDDKLALHAAVKYWGIQQNSHNDKAKLYAKALGATTFVVLLTIILFAIWGLDKPFKEVAVSRLVTAAAITTFGIWIIKVVGNIFMSHLHLATDAQERRTMIHTYLALTRKGQGPKEEDRQLILQTLFRPSTTDMVKNDQGPTQLVDLINRLSPKA